The DNA segment CTTTAATTTTATCTGTTAAAATAATAGTTTTCTGAAAATTTTGGAAAACCCCAGAGGTGTCTTTCACCCCGTCAGCTAGCCCCTCAGCTGCTAGGAATGCAATTACATCAGGTGTTAACGGGTTATTAGTTAACTGTGGTATGTTATAAGCTATGATTTTCAGTTGGGTTTCAGCTCTAACACGTTTATAAAACTCTATTAGTTCGTCTCTATTTAGTTTAATATAATATGGGGGTGGTAGAAGTATGGTTTCCACCCCTTTTTTTTCACAGTATTTGATAAGCTCTATTACCTGATTATAGTTTGAATGACCGACACAGACAATTATCTCATCGTCTTTATCACTATAATTTAAAACGTAGTCAACGCATTTTTTACGCTCATCTTTATCTAGGTATGGGAATAAACCGGTTGTTCCGTTAACTACGAATCCTCTAACGCCCGCGCTTCTCAAATAGGACGTCAACTCTTTGAACCCTATTTGGCTAGGCTTACCGTTTTCATCGAAGGGGGTTATAAGCGCAGCGTATAACTTTAGCATATTTTATTCAACTTTATAGTTTTTCAAACCTGTTTTCAAGCTTTGCTAAAACTTCCGGTAAAGTTGTATACTCTAATTCTTCAGGTCCAAGCCTTGAAGGTTCAAACGGACCGTGTCTACGAATGTAATCCGCTATCTCCGCTGCTTTAAATCTCACCGTGTCAAAAGCTGGATCGTCGAATAAGTCCGCTGGGCCTATAAGCCGCCCTTCAGCTAACTGGAATCCTAACGCGATAACTCTCGGAGGCCCGTCGAATCTAGTGCATTTCGCGTCTTTCACGCTAACAGGCATTATCGGACCGTGATGGCTGCCCCTCATCCAGCCGGCTACAATATGAGGGAATGCGAACCCCTCTAATACTTCTCCAACCGCCGGTAGCCCGCTCTGCGCTCTAACCACGGCGCACGGATCATCTTTCCCCACATATTTACCTGCTATAAGTGAGAGTCTAGAAGTTGAGCAAGCTGCGGCTGGTAACCCGTCTTTTCTAATTATTTTCTTAATTACATATCTTCCAGGTGTGCCTATCAACGCTAATAAGTCGTACATTTCTTCAGGCGTGTTTAAACGAACCAATCGGTGTTCTTTAACATCCATTACCTCGAATATAAACCCGTTGTGGAGGGATTTATCTATTATTAACCCAGCTGTGCAGAAGGGGTCTGCGAATACGCGGAATAATGGTAGATTAAACGCTCCAGGCTCAGTCTTATCCATCATAATCGCTATAACAGGGTCGCTCGGCCTCTCCTCAAATTCCAACTCGGCCACACCGGGCCCCATTCCTTTAACATTCCCGGAGAACGTGTCTGATAACAGATCCTGTCCAGCTCCATACAGCTTCAACTCCTTCGATTTTTTAGTAGCTTCACAGAAAGTATCCCAAGCGAGACTGTGAATGCTCTCATCGTCTTCTCCTCTTCGATGGGTTATAATTAGCTCTAAGTCGTCCCCGCAGTTGGTTACGTAAAAATCAATTATTCTCTTACTCTCTTTAGCCTCCTTTAATTTTTTTCTAGCAACTTCTATTAAATCAGGGTGGACTACATGATGGCCGCAGAGTGAGCCGATATCGGCTTTTATAATTGAGAATGTTATTTTATTCGTCATTTTTCCTCCTCCATAAAATCTATTTTACCCTTTACAGTTTAATCTATATAAGATTTTATGTTATCTTCAACTTGTGCGGAGAGAGGCTCGGATGGTGTGAATTAAGTAAATATGCAATTTTATTAATTCAAAATATCTTAACTTCTTTCGTTACCTTGCAGCTGGAGGCTGTATGTTAACAGGTTTGTGATTATAGCTCAGAGGATAATAATCTCTATAGGATTAGGTAGCTTTAGACTGCTCTAACCCCTACCTGAGGATGGAAACGAAGGAGTTAAGTGAAATAAGGACTAATTCGATGGGAAGGGTATTCATATATGATTCCCTAAACTTTTATATTTATTCAGCATTATACTTTTATAACCTAGTCTTAGCGGAGAGGTTTAAAGATTGAATAAGAATTTTTTAGTTGGTTTAACGCTAATATTTGTTTTACTATCATCATCTTTCATCTTAAGCGGTGTTCAACCAGCTTCAAATAATTCTTTTTCAAACGCCTCTAATATAAAATTCAATAATCCATTATATGATAAAGATTTAGAATGGTATCTATTAAACTATCCTGATTCAAAAGAGATCCCGGTTATAATTCTTTTTAAGAATGATACGTCCACAGCTTTAGGGCGAGAGTTATTAAATCTTCAAGGGTATTCGAGTTTAACTATAAAGTACGTTTACGAGTCTATAAACGGGGTTGCGTGTAAAATCGTTAAGCGTGATCTTCTCCGCTTATTTACACTCGCATTTATAGAGCGAGTTTATCTTGATAGAGAATATAGTTTCGAGCTTCCTGAAAGCTCTATTGCGAGCAGTAGAATTGAAGCCCTTTACTCCTCTGGTTTAGAGGCTATCGGCGCTCTTCCTCTTCAATCTAATTATACTGGTAGCGGTGTAAAAATAGCGATAATAGACTCCGGTATAAGCTTAACCCATCCTGATTTCAAGGATAGAGTGATCGCCTCTAGATCTTTCGTAGAAGATGAGAATGCTAGTGATCTTAACGGTCATGGAACTCATGTTGCTGGTATAGCCGCTGGCAGTGGGGCGGCCTCTAACGGAGAATATAAGGGTGTAGCTCCAGGCGCGCAGCTTATAAACGCTAAATGCGCTCAAATCTCAGGTATAGCTTTAACTTCGGATGTAATAGCCGCTATAGAGTGGAGTGTAGATCAGGGAGCCGATGTTTTATCAATCAGTTTAGGAGGCGGGGTAGGTGACCCTAACTCTCCTTTATGTTTGGCGGTTGACTGGGCTGCTGAGCAGGGTGTTGTCGTGTCGATTGCAGCCGGTAACAGCGGCCCTGACTATGCTTCGGTAGCCTCACCTGCAGCTGCTAAAAGAGTTATAGCTGTAGGAGCCTCAGACTATAATGATCGTGTTGTAGATTTCAGCAGCCGCGGGCCTACAGTTGACGGTCGCATTTCACCTGACCTGGTTGCTCCAGGATATGAAGTCGTCTCCGCTCTTGCAAAGGATTCCGTGATAGATCTTGTAAGCCAATATTATCTTTCACCTGATCCGAGGATACCGGGAACCGGTGTCTACAGCAGCGGATACTATTATATCGCGTTAAGTGGGACGAGTATGGCCGCACCTTTTGTTTCAGGAGCGGCGGCTTTACTTTTATCTGCATTTCCGAATCTGAAGGGAAACCCTGAAGCTGTTAAATCAGCTTTAATAAATACAGCTGTTAAATTAGTTAACAGCAGCGGCGTGGAGTATCCTCCTAATATTCAGGGAGCTGGTAGACTTAACGTGACAGCTGCTTACTATTATTTACTCGATTTAAACACATCTACTTCCCACATCCCCGCTACTAGTATTCTACCCTATGAAATACCAGTTGAACCATACCGGATAATGTATCCAGGTCAAGAAGTGAATTTAATCTTAAAGTTTCTGACCGGGGAGCCTTTAAACATATCTATTGTGAACT comes from the Candidatus Odinarchaeum yellowstonii genome and includes:
- a CDS encoding dihydrodipicolinate synthase family protein; this encodes MLKLYAALITPFDENGKPSQIGFKELTSYLRSAGVRGFVVNGTTGLFPYLDKDERKKCVDYVLNYSDKDDEIIVCVGHSNYNQVIELIKYCEKKGVETILLPPPYYIKLNRDELIEFYKRVRAETQLKIIAYNIPQLTNNPLTPDVIAFLAAEGLADGVKDTSGVFQNFQKTIILTDKIKGFKRIIGDDYLTLASLIIGGDGAILGSANIIPGLWIELYNCLKNGDISRAVKLQKEANKIIDAMFIGSFPTAIYYILKELNINCGLPRFPLKELSENEVASLKNVLKNFNQHKIT
- a CDS encoding fructose-1,6-bisphosphatase — encoded protein: MTNKITFSIIKADIGSLCGHHVVHPDLIEVARKKLKEAKESKRIIDFYVTNCGDDLELIITHRRGEDDESIHSLAWDTFCEATKKSKELKLYGAGQDLLSDTFSGNVKGMGPGVAELEFEERPSDPVIAIMMDKTEPGAFNLPLFRVFADPFCTAGLIIDKSLHNGFIFEVMDVKEHRLVRLNTPEEMYDLLALIGTPGRYVIKKIIRKDGLPAAACSTSRLSLIAGKYVGKDDPCAVVRAQSGLPAVGEVLEGFAFPHIVAGWMRGSHHGPIMPVSVKDAKCTRFDGPPRVIALGFQLAEGRLIGPADLFDDPAFDTVRFKAAEIADYIRRHGPFEPSRLGPEELEYTTLPEVLAKLENRFEKL